Sequence from the Rutidosis leptorrhynchoides isolate AG116_Rl617_1_P2 chromosome 3, CSIRO_AGI_Rlap_v1, whole genome shotgun sequence genome:
GTATCTCCTTTTGCAACGAAAATTACTTCTTTCCTTGTAACTTCACTAAGTGAAGTGTTGATTGTGTCCCAAAAGTTCCCATCAAATATGAGATCAAAAGTTGGAGTCAATAATCCATCGTAATTTCCGTAGTAGAAAGTTGCCCTCGCTAGAATTTTGGTGCCTCGTGTAACATTTATCGAATAACAATTTTTGTTTCGACTTTTAAAAACCCTAAGGGTGTCAAGCACAGGAGATATAGAGTATTTTTGTTCGACTGTAGCAGAAACGCCATTAGAGATAATTGTATTATCTGGACTCCATGTTATCATGTCTATAACCGTTGATGTCGTTGTCTCCCCGCAATCAATGCTTGCAATCACTATATACAAGAGTTAAATAACCTTTTAAACATCGAAATATAACATATATTATCGAATTTACATGTGTTCATCGGTTAGGTGTATAATTTTTTTTGTTTAATCGATCCAATTTTTTAATTTCCGATAGAAAAAATGAAACTAAACCGAAAATTCCTATTACTACTATATACTAATTCCCATAGCTGAGAATAGTAAGGGAATAGTAACCCATTTTACGCTTCACCCAGTTGTACGTTGCACAGAAACCGTTGTACCCACAGGGTCCACTACTGagctacatttttttttttaaatccaccCCCTCATTCTCCCCTACAAATTTTACTAAAGGTTCACACAAAAACGTTGCACCGATTTTTTAAACtaattttcttaaaaaaaaacgttaCGTTTAACTTTTTTTTACCCTTCTTTTTCCCTACAAATTTTCCCCAAATTTTCGCCAACGTTTTCTACACTAATACATATATTTCAGTACGTTACTGCAAACAAAGTTAGGCCTCACAGTCTGAAGCTTCGCAAACAACTCTTGAAGGGTCCATGCCATTGCCAAAAACTATCCACACGATGGCGCGACATCGCGTGCCCAATAGTTAAAATCAAAATTAATTTCAAAATTAAACATACCGAACCAATTTCAACTTCATTTTTTTTGTTTAGGTTTTAGTTAAAGCccaattacttttattaaaagcaATAAATGACGTATGAAGTTATAAAACATACATGATTATATGATAAATGTTACATATATTCAAAGTCAAAACAAAATATTTGTATGAAAAAATTACGTCGATAGTACCTGTGGTTTGTTTTGTTTTTCATCACAGCACCTATACTAATTTTTTTGCTTCATTAGTACCTCAGCTTTGTTGAACAATCCTGGTTAGTACCCAACACCTCACATGTGCAACACATGTGAGGGTAATTTTGTCATTTTATGTATAATAAGTAAAGCCTAGGTATCACTCATGTAAAAGTGTACAAACCACGGGTACCAATGACGTAATTTTTCATATCAATTACTTTAAatgaattatttattattattatttattattattattattattattattattattattattattattattattattattattacttccaatGTATTAATTATCTCGTTAAATTTGGCCGTCTGAATAATATGAACATCTCATATCCCACCTAAACTGTATACTAACtattatagttatttttatttaagaTTATTATAATTTCTACACCATATACAAAGtcctatttattatttataattaattatttaacattCTATTAAAATTtttaagatgtttaaaaaaaaaaaaaaattagttgtcacatatatttttaataagcttttTCGATTATATATTATGCTTACTATTTTTGACAATTAATTTGATGTATCccgaaaataaatattaataatataaataggaCAAAAAATATATAGGTTTTGAACGATCGCCGATATGCGTTGATATTGCTCAGTTAatgcatattcttagtcgcaatatcagtcccaaatgttatgattttatgtgtattagagtagttttcggtttgtaattggttaaaatgtccacTGCGTCGAATGAagtgttattatggattttcaatgatataaagatcaaaatgaagataaaatgaagatttctaatgagcaacaaaagagtacaacatcgcgcctcaagactacaagttaaaatgatcgaaatcacgaaatctgcgcgcctgcacgaaaaaaatcaggtctccagacgtccgtaactcaaaaatctacaactttcaagaaggaaccttacgcgaaacgcgtacacatctacgcgaaacgcgtacgtttTGGACGAGATTCAGATTAGATTTCACATGGGGGCGGCCACTTTTATCTTTAATATTAATTCTTTTTTAAAGTGTACAGCAAAAAAAGGGGTGTGCTACTCTACCTACTACTTCAACTCTCAaatattatgatataatacggagtaGTTAGGACAGAGGCCTACAAGTAGGCAGTAGGCAACAAccatagaaaaaaaaatatagttatcTACTGTCTAAAATTATTTCCCATATACTCCGTACCAATTTACTCTTCAGTTTATATTTCGGTATCAATATTATTTTCAAGTTCAAGTTAGGTAGTTTAAATATTGTAAGGGTGGTATTATTTGTGATTAAGTGTATTATTGTGCGAGCGCAAGGgtgctttcatttccatttttTTACCATTTGTAACcattaaattgaagaccttttgtaagtttgttactttcatttttattattgtaattgttacttattattatgtttatgtttatgtattattattttcactcccgtatcattatcatgattagttagtaaattccaatagtgttcgcttagatgtagattccattaaaattattgttatcaatttttatcattattattatgtttatatatttatatttttatgtttaccctagtataatgagtagctaaacttccctagtgtttgcttagatgtagagcccctagtgaaatggattgttatcatttgtagaagttaaaatgtaactttagtatttttaacattgagcctaattaaaagaaccattattatgtatttggatatttaacccctgtcacttaatttgttagattaaaataacgaaagttatttttatttatataaattaagcttcaacattaaaagtgatctagacgaacttatgactaatttactaacactaaattaaaagtaaggttcggtggtttgggtaatatcactagtcatataatagtgaaattgtaaaaagggaaaccgttatgatttgggttttggcgaaggtcaaaactgggttgggtctcaatttaaatacttaaggactagtaactatctaaatataatctaatgaaaattagatttaatttagttagtcaaaacttattatttattcgaaaggaaaatataagttttatactaaacattttaatacgagcttaaacttaaaacaatccatggatctagaggtgacacatttaagtaaacacccccatttatatatattgtaaaatatttattattattatttacgtattatttatagctctaaaatataaaaatatacatcaaAATACTAAGATTATACcagaactgtttgtcacatcgtataaagcatacgcggatcgcgtataatgTCACACGAATcgcgtatcattaataatatacgcGTATTGCGTATAtacctacacgaaacgtgtaagtgTAGATACAGTACTGTTACGGTTTTAGTTTAAATtctaagttttaattaaatctttttattattatttcccttttctactagattaactatcggtaatttaatctcttaaactccattctccctgtggaacgaaccggatttaccaacaaactaaactacgcggatatgactagttgcctatatgtgtgaaatcaacctaaaatcattaaaacaccacatatacaataaatcaattcgtgtaacaaaataactcaaatccgttcataaataaaggtactgtttcaacccaTCATGCGTATTATTTTTATATAGGTTTTGAACGATCGTCGATATGCATCAATTGATGCTTCCAAGCAATCCGTTAAAACCATTCATTTCTTCATGAGCGCTATACAAACGAGCTATATCGCTACTCGTTGGTTTCCTCAAATATTCATCAACATACAATTCCAAAATACATTTACAAAAGCGATTAAGATAGATAATTGATGTACCTTTAGCCATTTGTAAGTATTCGTCAAACATATCCGCTGCTATATCATAAGCCAATTGACGTGACGCGGATGTACATTTTTATATCGTTGTGAAACTTGTCGACCAAGAGCATCattttttttgtttaaaaaaataCGCATATCGACGATCGTTCAAAACCTATATATTTTTTGtcctatttttattattagtatttatttttgGGATATATCAAATTAATTGTCAAAAATATTAAGCATAATATATAGTTGAAAAAGCTAATTAAAAATATATTTGacaactaaatttaaaaaaaaacatctTAAATTTTTTAATAGaatgttaaataattaattataaataataaaataataatatattactttGTATATGGTGTATAAATTATAATacgttataaaagttaaattggatgttaattttattattattatagatattgtatagtagattttttgagtataaatatgtgtgttatgagtttataaaatacacactaaatatattctctcatattctctctatatacttattagtctacaatcaagaactaggccactaaaggtagttataagcctactgaattataacacgttatcagcacgaagtgctccgtataatcaaggtttatctaagcaagcacacgtcactaatcaaggtaagaaattatctaacttttattaacttcactaacatttatatttatgttatttaagttatatatggtcggttataccgcctgaattatatttctataatctaacttttattaacttcactaacatttatatttatgttatttaaggtatatatggtcggttataccgcatgaattatatttctgtaatctaacttttattaacttcactaacatttatatttatgttatttaagttatatatggtcggttataccgcctgaattatattttctgtaatctaactcttattaacttcactaacatttatatttatgttatttaagttatatatggtcggttataccgcctgaattttattttatgtaatctaactcttattaacttcactaacatttatatttatgttaataagacctcatgattgtacgcaacacgtcatttgacaacacggtactttatgtacgcaacacgtcatttgacaacacggtaccatgggtcgagattaattccgatcaatacgaacacgatggggtctttatatattatctaacatttatgattacttatgcaattaatcattatttatttcatgcatagtaatgtttattcttaaatttataatcttaaaagttaaaataaaaaaagtagtttgtatttttattaaaagtaaatcttaaaagttaaaataagaaaaagtagtttgtatttttattaaaagtaaatcttaaaagttaaaataagaaaaagtagtttgtatttttattaaaagtaaatcttaaaagttaaaaataagaagaaagtagtttgtatttttattaaaagtaaatattaaaagttaaaataagaaaagtagtttttatttttattaaaagtaaatcttaaaagttaaaataagaaaaagtagtttttatttttattaaaagtaaatcttaaaagttaaaataaaaaaaagtagtttgtatttttattaaaagtaaatcttaaaagttaaaataagaaaaatatattatagtaatatatattataacttaatatatattataataatattattaataatataatatgaacctatattctatccttcccttatggttttattatttgtaatcataccattattcctttgtttgctacttatgaatctaaactaattctaatttcatgttatTATTTGtctattaaaaaaaaattgattatgattatgattatgatttatgttgttcatctttctgaaaatagaaaatgtcaaacttatcaaagcttgagtttgatgccttagacgtatcgggaacaaactacacatcatgggttatggacgtagaaataaatcttggatcattgggtattctagaaactttaaaagaaaataatacttgttccgatcaagataaattaaaatcaaatgcttttattc
This genomic interval carries:
- the LOC139902284 gene encoding uncharacterized protein At1g24485-like: MAWTLQELFAKLQTVRPNFVCMIASIDCGETTTSTVIDMITWSPDNTIISNGVSATVEQKYSISPVLDTLRVFKSRNKNCYSINVTRGTKILARATFYYGNYDGLLTPTFDLIFDGNFWDTINTSLSEVTRKEVIFVAKGDTVSV